The nucleotide window GACTTTGCTTTTCAGAAGAAGGTCTTCTCTTTAATGAGTTTAATCGGATCTTTCACGATCTATTCTCAAAAAGAAGTAAGGCATACAAAGATATTGTGGAGTCTCTTGTTAATACCCTTTCTCTATCCCAAAAAGAGATCTGCCAGTCAATCAAGCGTGGGAATGGGAGGGTGATGTCAGAATATATCAAGGACTTAACAGAAGCAGGGTTTATCTCCGCAGACTTCACCTGGGACTTTAAAACGACCAAGCAGAGCAATTTAAGAAAATATCGTCTCAGCGACAATTACTTACGATTTTACTTAAAATACATTTCTCCTAATAGAGAGAAAATTTTAAAGGGAAAATTCAAAAACAGCTCTTTATATAGCGCCTCTAGTTGGGAAACGATCATGGGGTTCCAATTTGAAAACCTTGTGACTAATAACTCTTGGGAACTTTTCCAGCTTCTTTATATTCGTCCAGAAGACTACGAATACGATGGTCCTTACTTTCAGACGAAAACAACAAAAAGGAATGGGTGTCAGATTGACTACCTTATTCAAGCAAAAAGTACCCTTTACATCTGTGAGGTCAAGTTTTCAAAAAATCCGATAGGTCCTCAAGTGGTTGAGGATATGCAGAAAAAGATCGCAAATCTTGAGATTCCCCGCCATATTTCTTATCGCCCAATCCTGATTCATGTAGGAGGTGTGACTGAAGAAGTGATTGCTAAAGACTATTTCAATCAAATCATTGACTGGACGGAACTTTTATAATGAGCGCTTTCCTAAGTTTTTTAACCCTAAATTTAGGGGGAACTTTTGATTAGAAACTCAGAACATCCATTTGAGAACGACACCATTAGATTGGAATGGTAAGAACAAAAATGACATTTGCTAGAAGAAACAGGTTTCACAATGTATTGGTTATAAACTCCTTGAGAAACCGTCCACTCACTATAATGGCATTTGTCATTGTAATGATGCGAAATCCTCAACAAAAAAACATCAATAAATCGACAAAATGATCGCAAGGCGGCGACTAGAAAGCTTAATGAAACAAAAAAATCAGATACCTTCCTTTTTCCTAGGCATAGCCTTAACAGTTCTGGGAGCTTCCCTTGAAGCTAAAGACTTTGAAACTCTTGGGCAGACATTCCCCATTAAAGAAGAAAGCTTAAAAGAGGTTCTCCAAACAAAGGCAAAAAAGATATCTCAAACAGAGATCGAGAAGCAAATGGAGCTTTTAGGAGAAACAGTTAAAAAAGAGGGGAGAGTCTTTAAGAAAATACCCTGGATCAAAGAGGCCGACCACTACCATGCATTTTTCTATGATCCATCAGCGACCTTGCAGGAAGATATTACAGATGCTGAGGGGAAGATCCTTTTTTCAAAGGGGACAAAAATAAACCCTTTAGAGCATGTTACCCTGGATGAAGGGCTCCTTTTCTTTGATGGAGAAAATCCCAAACACATTAAGTGGGCTGAAAGCCAAACAGGGGAGTTTAAGTGGATCCTCATTGGAGGAGATCCTCTTAAGCTTCAAGAAGAAAAAAAGCGCCCTGTCTTCTTCGATCAAGGAGGGTTTTACTCAAAAAAATTTCAGATAGAAAAAATCCCATGCCGCATCACTCAAGCAGGGGAAAAGCTTCTGATTGAAGAGATTCCCATCCAAAAAGGAAGCCGATGATCACACTCACATTTTGTCGCACATGCATTCTTGGTTTCATAGTTTCGCTCTCAATAGGATGTGCAAATGACTTCTCTCACCCAATTCCAGCTTTCGAATCAAAATGCCCCAGTGGAGGGTGTTACGAGAGTCCCCCTATAGAAGCTCACTACCCTCTCCTGGTTTTTATCTCACTTTCCATGCCAGATGCAGCGCTCCTTTCTTTTTCATCGGAACTAGAGATCTATGGAGGTGCTTTTGTCATTCGAGGGCTTCCTAACAACTCCTTTGCTGAATTCTTCCAGAAACTCAATCACCTTAAAACGCTTGGCCTAAATGCTCCTATTCTGATCGATCCCGATTCTTTCAATGAGCACAATATCACTGCAGTTCCAACCATTGTTCTAAAAGAAGAGAAAATCTCTGATCATATAGTAGGAAATGTTCCTATCTCGTACGCTCTAGAGACCTTTGCTAACCAAGGAGAGCTACCCACTCTTGCCAAAGAGCTCAAGACAAAAAGCCGTTTATCTCAAAGAGGTTACCAGTGAGACTCCTTCTAAAATGTATTGTCACCAGCCTTTTCTTTCTCCTCCCTCTAACAGCCTATCCTGAAGGAAAGTTCATCAATCCCGTCACAGACGTCTGTTGGAGTTGTCTCTTCCCTATCCATATTGGAGGTGGGAACGTCACTCCCAAACATAAAGACCTGATCAAATATAAGAAAAAACTTCTATGCCACTGTCATGGGGATCTTATAGGAGTTCCCATTGCCTTTTGGGAACCCACACGCCTCATCGATGTCACCCGCACCCCTTATAAACTTATGGGACTGGGAGGCATTTCCATAGCAAAGCCCGGTCTAAACCGTGGAGGGGTAAAATCGACCACACCAGAAATTGCCTCCAATAGCTTCTACCATGTTCACTACTACCAGTTTCCCATCCTTAACCTCCTCGATCTAGGGATAGAATTTGTCTGTGAAGACCGGTTTCCCCTAGACATTGGCTACATGTCAGAATTTGATCCCTTCTGGGGAGGGGACAAGTGGAACACCATCATCAATCCCGAAATTGTTCTCTTTGCCAATCCCCTTGCCCAAGTCGCCTGTATCGCAGACTGCGGAGCCTCCAGCTTTCAAAAACCCCTAGATCGCCTATTTTGGTGCGCTGGATGCCAAGGCTCTCTCTACCCTCTCACAGGGAATGTCTCTACCCATACCGGAGGGATTCAAGCAAGTTCTCTCCTTGTCCACCGCCTCCTTGCCAAGCTCCACAACTGGCATGTTTTGCAAGTCTTCGAAGAGGATAACTACTGCGAAAGCCATTCCTCCTATCGCATCAAAAAAAGTGCCTATAAAACGCAGCTAACCTACCCCATCGCTCAAACCAAAGGTCCTTGTAATGCCCTTGGAAGGAGTGACCTACTATGGGGGATCGGGAAAACTTATCCCTATGGAGGAGAGGATTTTGTTTACCTCATTTGGACAAAAAAACATTGCTGCTTAGATCCTTACAAGATTGCTAAGAAAATAGGAACAGGGGGTTAAGCAGTAAGGCCTTAAGATTGCGCGGCGATTGGTAAATGATTAAAATTCTAGTCCATATGGTTCTTATGGAAACGTATTTAGTTTCCATTCAATATATTGCAAATTCCTTCAAATTTTTGGCCTTCATGTTTAGCCCAATCTAGCGCAGTTTCATTGTTGTAATCTTTGAGTCCAATTAACCCTCCTTTTACACTATTGTTGCTTAGCAACAGCTTGACTATCTCTGGGCGGTTTGCATGAGCTGCAAGATGCAATACTGTGTGAAGTCGATCATTCATTGGATAGCAAATTTGCTCTGGAGTCATGAGTTCATAGAGCAAGTTACATACTTCTAAAGGCGCTTTATCTACTGCCCAATGTAAAGCGGTCTGACCGTGAGTATCGCGAATCCCTACTAACCTTTCTTTTACATCGTCTCGGCTTAGCAACAGCTTGACTATCTCTGGACGGTTTGCATGAACTGCAAAGTGCAACGCTGTGTAAAGGTCACAATTCATTGGATAGCAAATTTGCTCTGGAGTCATGAGTTCATAGAGCAAGTTACATACTTCTAAAGGCGCTTTATGTACTGCCCAATACAAAGCGGTCTGACCGAGAACATCGCGAGGCCCCACTAAGCTTTTTTTTACATCGTTTCGGCTTAGCAACAGCTTGACTATCTCTGGACGGTTTGCATGAACTGCAAAGTGCAACGCTGTTTGAAGGCGATCATTCATTTGATAGCAAATTTGGTCTGGAGTCATGGAGTCATATAGCAATTTGCATTCTTCTGTAGGCGCTCTATCTACTGCCCAATGTAAAGCGGTCTGACCGTGAATATCAGCCCAGCCAATTAACTTTGATGCTTGTGGTTTTTTAAGGTTTCCATATTTTTTTAAAACGTCTTTAACTGAGCCTTTCTTTTCAATAATTGCCAAATGAAGATCAGTCCGATTAAAGTCTCTATCGGTAATACAACTCTCAATGTCAATTGCTGAGTCAATCTTAATACTGGCGCCAAAGAGAGTTTCTCTATTGAATTCTTCTAGAATTCGATGTAAATCAACCATTTTTCGTAACGCTCTTAAACTTACTCGCCCTACACTTTTCAAGGATACGCTTAGACTTGAAATAGTCTCAAGATACTTTTTTCTCTCATCGTGAATTACTTCCAAATCTTTATGATTTAAAGGGGCCACATGCTTGTAAATATCAGTACTTTTTTCGAATAAACTAATCACTGTACTTCTAATTGCACGATTGGAGCACTGTAGCCCCCGTATTAAAGTTCCCTTAGCAGCAGAACCTCTCATTTTCAAGCGGGTATTAATATCTTGGTTAGATAAATGCGATACCTCGTTAATAGCAGCTGTTAAATTTTTACCACCTTTTTGTGCTTCAATAAGTACAAAAGCGATTTTTACAGCGACATCAATACAATCTCTTCGCTCACCTTCTTTTCTACC belongs to Candidatus Neptunochlamydia vexilliferae and includes:
- a CDS encoding TraU family protein; its protein translation is MRLLLKCIVTSLFFLLPLTAYPEGKFINPVTDVCWSCLFPIHIGGGNVTPKHKDLIKYKKKLLCHCHGDLIGVPIAFWEPTRLIDVTRTPYKLMGLGGISIAKPGLNRGGVKSTTPEIASNSFYHVHYYQFPILNLLDLGIEFVCEDRFPLDIGYMSEFDPFWGGDKWNTIINPEIVLFANPLAQVACIADCGASSFQKPLDRLFWCAGCQGSLYPLTGNVSTHTGGIQASSLLVHRLLAKLHNWHVLQVFEEDNYCESHSSYRIKKSAYKTQLTYPIAQTKGPCNALGRSDLLWGIGKTYPYGGEDFVYLIWTKKHCCLDPYKIAKKIGTGG
- a CDS encoding ankyrin repeat domain-containing protein; translated protein: MSSTSSSSSNSSSSSTSNLAINMDALRNYYAKQENPLIDEMESGSITPRAVVKNPSINGTKEYQPVCEAGANPYRVTRYTIERSPNYKTKEQDVFKKALAHLMDKNIPPYGTSDAKNVILVDVFVWEKGSVKLEQNKPEFHTVCLCKKSDNTLILIDPSDIMKTSKQIKEIVKGVSPSTQVEPIKFSSRNPKEVKFYAPPNGTIRTADVGRKEGERRDCIDVAVKIAFVLIEAQKGGKNLTAAINEVSHLSNQDINTRLKMRGSAAKGTLIRGLQCSNRAIRSTVISLFEKSTDIYKHVAPLNHKDLEVIHDERKKYLETISSLSVSLKSVGRVSLRALRKMVDLHRILEEFNRETLFGASIKIDSAIDIESCITDRDFNRTDLHLAIIEKKGSVKDVLKKYGNLKKPQASKLIGWADIHGQTALHWAVDRAPTEECKLLYDSMTPDQICYQMNDRLQTALHFAVHANRPEIVKLLLSRNDVKKSLVGPRDVLGQTALYWAVHKAPLEVCNLLYELMTPEQICYPMNCDLYTALHFAVHANRPEIVKLLLSRDDVKERLVGIRDTHGQTALHWAVDKAPLEVCNLLYELMTPEQICYPMNDRLHTVLHLAAHANRPEIVKLLLSNNSVKGGLIGLKDYNNETALDWAKHEGQKFEGICNILNGN
- a CDS encoding conjugal transfer protein TraW; translation: MKQKNQIPSFFLGIALTVLGASLEAKDFETLGQTFPIKEESLKEVLQTKAKKISQTEIEKQMELLGETVKKEGRVFKKIPWIKEADHYHAFFYDPSATLQEDITDAEGKILFSKGTKINPLEHVTLDEGLLFFDGENPKHIKWAESQTGEFKWILIGGDPLKLQEEKKRPVFFDQGGFYSKKFQIEKIPCRITQAGEKLLIEEIPIQKGSR
- a CDS encoding AAA family ATPase, whose product is MFIGREEEMEILKGCFRRRAATFVAIRGRRRIGKSRLITEFSKHFEKKLMFTGIPPTPGVDQQMQRNEFAQQMADQGLPFVENDDWSKLFWAIGKEGEKGRILIALDEIAWMGSKDPTFLGKLKIAWDRFFEKNPKLVLIVASSIASWIDENILNSTGFFGRVDITLTLRELSVKECTKFWGKQASSVSAYEKLKMLNITGGVPKYLEAIDPGLTAEENIHRLCFSEEGLLFNEFNRIFHDLFSKRSKAYKDIVESLVNTLSLSQKEICQSIKRGNGRVMSEYIKDLTEAGFISADFTWDFKTTKQSNLRKYRLSDNYLRFYLKYISPNREKILKGKFKNSSLYSASSWETIMGFQFENLVTNNSWELFQLLYIRPEDYEYDGPYFQTKTTKRNGCQIDYLIQAKSTLYICEVKFSKNPIGPQVVEDMQKKIANLEIPRHISYRPILIHVGGVTEEVIAKDYFNQIIDWTELL
- the trbC gene encoding type-F conjugative transfer system pilin assembly protein TrbC, with amino-acid sequence MITLTFCRTCILGFIVSLSIGCANDFSHPIPAFESKCPSGGCYESPPIEAHYPLLVFISLSMPDAALLSFSSELEIYGGAFVIRGLPNNSFAEFFQKLNHLKTLGLNAPILIDPDSFNEHNITAVPTIVLKEEKISDHIVGNVPISYALETFANQGELPTLAKELKTKSRLSQRGYQ